GCCTCGATGATCTCGATGGTGCGGGCCGAGGCCGTACCGATCAGCAGGCCGAGCGTACAGGCCACGGTGGTGAGCAGTCGACGGTGGTTCAAGACACCATCTTTATAACGGTTTATCGGGTGAGAAAGACAGGGTGCGGCGTCAGCGGCCAGCGGTCAGGTACGGCAGCGCCCGGGAGGGCAACTCGGCCTGCGCGACGATGCTCGGCGCGCTCCCTGCGTCCGCCACCGCGTAGTTGCCCAGATGCGCACCCGGGTAGTAAAACCCCAGGATTTGCGCGTAGTTCCAGCCCAGAGCGGCCAGACCGTTGGCGCCGTACTGCGACAGCCCCACGCCGTGTCCGCTGCCGCTGCCGGTCACCGTGAGGCTGTCGCCCTCTACCGCCAGCGTCACCCGGGTCGAGCGCGCACCCAGCGAGCGCACAAAGCCGCCCGCCTCACCGCCCGCAATCCGGGCACTCCCCGCACTTCCCTCGAGGCGGATTTCCTGCGGACGCCCGGATTCGCTGTAGCGGGCGACCGTCACCGCGCGCAGGGTGCCGACCCGGGCGCCGTAGCCCGCCGCGATCTGCGCCACGCGTTCGAGCGGCACGCTGAGGGTCCAGCGGCTATGCGGTCCCTGCGAGGCCGGGTCCGGCTTGGAGACCAGGTAGGGCCGGGCACCGCCCCATACCTCGGCGCTCGAAGCGGTGTAGCCGCCGCTGTCGCTGGAGAAGTAGGTCTGGGCCGCCTGCCCCTGCCACGCGACCAGTTGGCCGCGGGTGTCCGCTACCGCGCGGTCGCTGTTGGGATTTTCGCGGCTCACCCCGCTGTACACCTGGCATTTCTCGGTGGCGCACAGGTCGTAGGCGGCCTGCGGGGAAATGCGGGCGACCGCGTAGGTGCGGGCGATGATCGCCTGGGCCTTGAGCGCCTCGAGGGGCCAGCTGGGCGGCATCTCGGCGGGCACCACGCTGCGCAGGTAGTCTTCGATGTCCACCACGTTGATGACCTGCAGGCGTCCGTTTTCGGCGCGCAGGGCCATCCCGCCGCGGTAGCGTGCGCTGCCCACGGTCATGTACGTGCCGGGTCCGGGGTCGGGAAAGTACAGCATCGCACTGCCCGAGTCCTGGTCGTTGATGCCGATGTGGCCGTTGGGCAGTACGGTCAGGGCCCAGCGGACCGGGGTGGGGCTCTGGTAGAGCAGGCGGCCGTCCGGGTAGCGGACGCTGTGCGTAAACGGAATCTCGAGCGGCAGGCTGGCACTCTGGGCGACCAGCACGCGCA
This window of the Deinobacterium chartae genome carries:
- a CDS encoding SpoIID/LytB domain-containing protein; protein product: MHRLITLLIALLGLALGGALAQPLTVRVLVAQSASLPLEIPFTHSVRYPDGRLLYQSPTPVRWALTVLPNGHIGINDQDSGSAMLYFPDPGPGTYMTVGSARYRGGMALRAENGRLQVINVVDIEDYLRSVVPAEMPPSWPLEALKAQAIIARTYAVARISPQAAYDLCATEKCQVYSGVSRENPNSDRAVADTRGQLVAWQGQAAQTYFSSDSGGYTASSAEVWGGARPYLVSKPDPASQGPHSRWTLSVPLERVAQIAAGYGARVGTLRAVTVARYSESGRPQEIRLEGSAGSARIAGGEAGGFVRSLGARSTRVTLAVEGDSLTVTGSGSGHGVGLSQYGANGLAALGWNYAQILGFYYPGAHLGNYAVADAGSAPSIVAQAELPSRALPYLTAGR